One genomic window of Coffea eugenioides isolate CCC68of chromosome 1, Ceug_1.0, whole genome shotgun sequence includes the following:
- the LOC113776183 gene encoding E3 ubiquitin-protein ligase ARIH1-like, with translation MENAEVLNNVDYAYVEGCSSSSSSSSSVDENEIYSVYFKGLVREEKANDSEMGGVGIGIGVVICDSMKHVIFESSKAMKSRGDTCRLEARLEALIEGLTSAKQLGIRRLRFFCKSRKLYNYLIDDENAEEGLNMETAEELRMIPTIGRVKSLRAQFEECSPSLVRKDDAEFGRRADNLARKAKSPQVSCPEEISKETCEICMEDTDVVNMLSVHNCTHRCCSSCAKRHIEVKLREGTLPKCPQDGCHSDIKIDKCINVLSPELVEVLNQRVKEAKIPVLDRIYCPYPRCSNLMSKTEVLNYSKSRNKNTENGYRICFKCHGPFCINCKVPWHNEMTCSDYKELHPYSCIEDEMLSSLAKRNSWQQCIKCSHMIELDVGCYHIICRCGHQFCYTCGSEWKENKATCNCPLWDEDRIIY, from the exons ATGGAGAACGCTGAAGTCCTAAATAACGTCGACTACGCTTATGTCGAGGGCTGCTCCTCCTCGTCATCGTCGTCTTCCTCGGTTGATGAAAATGAGATTTATTCAGTGTATTTCAAGGGTTTGGTGAGGGAAGAGAAGGCTAATGACTCGGAAATGGGTGGGGTGGGAATTGGAATTGGAGTTGTAATCTGTGATTCGATGAAACATGTGATCTTCGAGTCGAGCAAGGCCATGAAGAGCAGAGGAGACACGTGTCGGTTAGAAGCGAGACTTGAGGCTTTGATTGAAGGATTAACTAGTGCTAAACAACTTGGGATTAGGAGGCTGAGGTTTTTCTGCAAGAGTCGCAAGCTTTACAATTAT TTGATAGATGATGAGAACGCTGAAGAGGGGTTGAATATGGAGACTGCAGAGGAGTTACGGATGATACCAACAATCGGAAGGGTGAAATCCCTACGAGCACAATTTGAAGAATGCAGCCCCTCTCTTGTCAGGAAAGATGATGCTGAGTTTGGTAGGCGAGCGGATAACCTTGCAAGGAAAGCTAAATCTCCCCAAGTCAGTTGTCCAGAAGAAATTTCGAAAGAAACTTGTGAAATTTGTATGGAGGATACTGATGTGGTCAACATGCTTTCAGTTCATAATTGCACTCATAGATGCTGTTCCTCTTGTGCGAAAAGGCATATCGAGGTGAAGTTGCGTGAGGGAACTTTGCCTAAATGTCCTCAAGATGGTTGTCATTCCGACATTAAGATTGATAAGTGCATAAATGTATTAAGCCCTGAATTAGTTGAGGTCTTGAATCAACGGGTGAAGGAAGCTAAGATTCCAGTTCTGGATAGAATTTATTGTCCCTACCCACGGTGCTCAAATCTGATGTCAAAAACAGAGGTTCTGAATTATTCTAAAAGCAGAAACAAAAATACTGAAAACGGATATAGGATATGCTTCAAGTGTCATGGCCCTTTTTGCATCAATTGCAAGGTGCCTTGGCATAATGAGATGACCTGTTCTGACTACAAAGAGCTGCACCCTTACTCGTGTATAGAGGATGAAATGCTAAGTTCACTTGCCAAGAGGAACTCATGGCAACAGTGCATCAAGTGCAGCCATATGATTGAACTTGATGTAGGTTGCTACCACATAATTTGCAG ATGCGGACATCAGTTTTGTTATACATGTGGATCGGAGTGGAAGGAAAACAAAGCCACTTGTAATTGTCCACTCTGGGATGAGGACCGGATTATATATTAA